A window of Ignavibacteriales bacterium contains these coding sequences:
- the lysX gene encoding lysine biosynthesis protein LysX, with protein MKIGLLHSLIRKDEKFLIDEFNKIKGIELVMIDDREIKFNIGKDKFDLDIVVERCINHSRALHGLKLFETAGIKCVNTYSVATICGDKLLTSCALADYKVPQPEVRVAFTEESALKTIEEMGYPVVLKPAVGSWGRLLSKVNDRDAAEAILEHKAVLGSYHHSIFYMQKYVEKKGKDIRSFVVGDKCIAAIYRTSSHWITNTARGGVATNCPVTDELNHISVRAAKAVGGGIVAIDVFETAQGLMVNEVNYTMEYKNSITTTGVNIPQKMVEYILQVAEGRK; from the coding sequence ATGAAAATCGGGTTGCTTCATTCGTTGATTAGAAAAGATGAAAAATTTCTTATTGATGAATTCAATAAGATAAAGGGAATTGAATTGGTAATGATAGATGACCGTGAAATTAAATTTAATATCGGTAAAGATAAATTTGATCTTGATATTGTTGTTGAACGGTGTATTAATCACTCAAGAGCATTGCATGGTTTGAAGTTATTTGAAACAGCCGGAATTAAATGTGTGAACACATATAGTGTAGCAACCATTTGCGGCGATAAATTACTAACATCTTGTGCTTTGGCAGATTACAAAGTTCCTCAACCTGAAGTTCGTGTAGCATTCACAGAAGAATCGGCACTAAAAACAATTGAAGAGATGGGTTACCCGGTTGTATTAAAACCTGCTGTGGGTTCTTGGGGAAGATTGCTTTCAAAAGTAAATGACCGCGATGCTGCTGAAGCAATCTTGGAACATAAAGCTGTCCTTGGTTCATATCATCATTCGATTTTTTATATGCAAAAGTATGTTGAGAAAAAAGGAAAAGATATTCGCAGTTTTGTTGTTGGTGATAAATGTATAGCTGCGATTTACAGAACATCTTCTCACTGGATAACAAATACTGCGCGCGGCGGTGTTGCAACTAATTGTCCGGTTACAGATGAATTAAATCATATCTCGGTACGCGCGGCAAAAGCTGTCGGCGGTGGAATTGTTGCAATAGATGTTTTTGAAACTGCACAAGGATTAATGGTAAACGAAGTGAACTATACTATGGAATATAAAAACAGTATCACAACAACAGGAGTAAATATTCCGCAGAAAATGGTAGAATATATTTTGCAAGTTGCTGAAGGTAGAAAATGA
- a CDS encoding 2-isopropylmalate synthase — protein MIWVLDSTLREGEQTPGVYFDKHIKLAIASLLDEIGIDIIESGHPMVTPEIHAAVKSIAQKGYKAIVGAHARSLQSDVDLALECGVGFLGIFYCVSDERLTTVFKKDLDAAIKQITDVIKYAKSQKPDLLIRYTPEDTVRSQFENVVKAASAAVEAGADIISVADTTGYMVPGTSRSMYDYISRLIQELDKLNLHPRIAVHCHNDRGLALANALDAYRAGASIIDAAALGLGERAGIVDLASLLVVLTVDYNETRWNLLKLVELYDLVSKHSGIPIPANFPITGKNAFTHCAGVHTHAASINPMHYESLNPEILGRPRNFALDHMSGIASLRYALNLIDEDSLDEPHQMDVLKEVKSVGQRGRTVDLAELKHIVDAVKHHKSFNS, from the coding sequence TTGATCTGGGTATTAGATTCAACTTTACGCGAAGGCGAACAAACTCCGGGTGTTTATTTCGATAAACATATAAAACTTGCAATAGCAAGTCTGCTTGATGAAATCGGTATAGACATTATCGAATCCGGCCACCCGATGGTTACACCCGAAATTCATGCTGCTGTAAAATCAATTGCACAAAAAGGATACAAAGCAATAGTTGGAGCTCACGCTCGTTCACTTCAAAGCGATGTTGATCTTGCTCTTGAATGCGGTGTCGGATTCCTCGGAATTTTTTATTGTGTCTCAGATGAAAGATTAACAACAGTTTTCAAAAAAGATTTAGATGCTGCAATCAAACAGATTACAGATGTAATTAAATATGCAAAATCACAGAAACCGGATTTATTAATTCGTTACACACCGGAAGACACGGTTCGTTCTCAATTTGAAAATGTAGTTAAAGCCGCATCTGCTGCAGTTGAAGCTGGTGCAGATATTATTAGTGTTGCAGATACAACAGGTTATATGGTTCCGGGAACATCTAGAAGTATGTATGATTATATATCACGATTGATTCAAGAATTAGACAAATTAAATTTACATCCAAGAATTGCTGTACATTGCCATAACGATCGCGGTTTAGCACTTGCTAATGCACTAGATGCATATCGAGCCGGTGCAAGTATAATTGATGCCGCAGCTTTAGGTTTGGGTGAACGAGCTGGTATAGTTGATCTCGCTTCGCTTTTAGTTGTGTTAACTGTAGATTATAATGAAACTAGATGGAATCTTTTAAAACTTGTTGAACTTTACGATTTAGTTAGTAAACATTCCGGGATTCCAATTCCGGCAAATTTTCCGATCACCGGAAAGAATGCTTTCACGCATTGTGCAGGTGTACATACACATGCGGCTTCGATCAATCCAATGCATTATGAAAGTTTGAATCCCGAAATTCTTGGGAGACCAAGAAACTTTGCACTTGACCATATGTCCGGTATAGCATCATTGAGATATGCATTAAACTTGATTGATGAAGACTCATTAGATGAACCTCATCAAATGGATGTTCTTAAAGAAGTAAAATCTGTTGGTCAGCGCGGTCGTACAGTTGATCTTGCCGAACTTAAACATATAGTTGATGCAGTTAAACATCACAAGTCATTTAATAGCTGA
- the lysW gene encoding lysine biosynthesis protein LysW, translated as MKTECPVCGAQIELASDAVQGELIGCPDCGTELEVVSVNPPQVKEAPQEEEDWGE; from the coding sequence ATGAAAACAGAATGCCCGGTATGCGGTGCGCAGATCGAACTCGCTTCTGATGCAGTTCAAGGTGAATTAATTGGGTGCCCCGATTGCGGAACTGAATTGGAAGTAGTTTCTGTTAATCCACCGCAAGTAAAAGAAGCACCTCAAGAAGAAGAAGACTGGGGTGAGTAA
- a CDS encoding peptidoglycan DD-metalloendopeptidase family protein produces MRNRTQFYLKIFFLLSLVLFFTSCKSEKQKTKNQELKPNQFGLSVTNLIEVRDTIEADQTLSDILIPHGVTQQKINQIEKAARDIFPLRSFRAYDELYIYAKWDSVETVKYFVYVQDPVNYVVFDIGDSVNIYKKQKPVTIRERTVSGVISNSLYQTLQEKKIELQVAARLEDIYAWQIDFFRIQPTDSFKVIYEQILVDGESVDVGKIRAANFFSNNENHFAFYFDKEKGENYFDEKGNSLKRLFLKAPLKYNRISSRFSMNRYHPILHRTKAHLGTDYAAPTGTPIMTVGNGVVIEASYTSGNGNYVKVKHNATYTTQYLHMSRFAKGIHRGVSVTQGQVIGYVGSTGLATGPHVCFRFWKNGRQVNPLREKYQSSGPVGKKYKQEFDVVKNDWMKRLVSVENNFSEIATKSKSKS; encoded by the coding sequence ATGCGAAATAGAACTCAATTCTACCTAAAAATATTTTTTTTACTTTCACTTGTTTTATTTTTTACTTCATGTAAAAGTGAAAAGCAAAAAACTAAGAACCAAGAGTTAAAACCAAATCAATTTGGACTAAGTGTTACAAATCTTATTGAGGTACGCGATACAATAGAAGCAGATCAAACTCTTTCCGATATTTTGATCCCTCATGGAGTAACTCAGCAAAAGATCAATCAAATTGAAAAAGCGGCTCGTGATATATTTCCACTTCGTAGTTTTAGAGCATATGACGAATTGTATATTTATGCAAAGTGGGATTCTGTAGAAACCGTTAAATATTTTGTGTATGTACAAGATCCGGTGAATTATGTGGTGTTTGATATTGGCGACTCTGTTAATATTTACAAAAAACAAAAACCGGTTACGATTAGAGAAAGAACAGTTTCAGGGGTGATCAGTAATTCTTTATATCAAACACTACAAGAAAAAAAGATTGAATTGCAAGTTGCAGCGAGACTGGAAGATATTTACGCATGGCAGATTGATTTCTTTAGAATTCAACCGACGGACAGCTTCAAAGTAATTTATGAACAAATTTTAGTTGATGGTGAATCCGTTGATGTTGGAAAAATCCGTGCTGCAAATTTCTTTTCCAATAATGAAAATCATTTCGCTTTTTACTTTGATAAAGAAAAAGGCGAAAATTATTTCGATGAAAAAGGCAATAGCCTTAAAAGACTATTCTTAAAAGCACCTTTGAAATACAACAGAATCAGTTCGCGTTTTTCCATGAACCGTTATCATCCAATACTGCATAGAACCAAAGCACACCTAGGAACGGATTACGCCGCACCAACTGGAACACCGATCATGACAGTGGGTAATGGAGTTGTAATAGAGGCAAGCTACACGAGTGGTAACGGCAATTATGTCAAAGTTAAACACAACGCTACTTACACAACACAATATTTACACATGTCACGTTTTGCAAAAGGAATTCATCGAGGCGTTTCGGTTACTCAGGGTCAAGTGATCGGTTATGTCGGAAGCACCGGACTAGCAACCGGTCCACATGTATGTTTCCGTTTTTGGAAAAACGGAAGACAGGTAAATCCGTTAAGAGAAAAATATCAATCATCGGGTCCAGTTGGTAAAAAATATAAACAAGAATTTGATGTAGTCAAAAATGATTGGATGAAAAGACTGGTGTCAGTCGAAAATAATTTTTCAGAAATCGCAACTAAATCGAAATCAAAAAGCTGA
- a CDS encoding MoxR family ATPase translates to MTDQKNTNDVRTVEQLAYSVKQIKQEIAKVIIGQHQIVNDLLVSLLARGHCLLVGVPGLAKTLLIKTLSEVLDLKFNRIQFTPDLMPSDITGTEIIDEDPVTKKRIFRFIQGPVFANIILADEINRTPPKTQSALLEAMQEHKVTAAGVTRTLEEPFFVLATQNPIEQEGTYPLPEAQLDRFMFNLWLDYPSFKEEIEIIKSTTSDYKPELKKVLSSYELINFQNLIKRVPVAENVIEFAVNFVNNTRPTTNNQHVFIKEHVAWGAGPRASQYLILAAKTKAVMEGRFTPSIDDVKEFLTPVLRHRIIPNFSAEAEGINSVEIIKKLI, encoded by the coding sequence TTGACTGATCAAAAGAACACAAATGATGTACGGACTGTTGAGCAGTTAGCTTATTCCGTAAAACAGATTAAACAAGAAATTGCAAAAGTAATTATTGGTCAGCATCAAATTGTTAATGATCTTCTTGTTAGTCTTCTTGCGCGTGGCCACTGTCTGCTTGTAGGTGTTCCTGGTTTAGCAAAAACTTTATTAATAAAAACTCTTTCGGAAGTTCTCGATCTAAAATTCAACCGAATTCAGTTTACACCGGATTTAATGCCGAGCGATATTACGGGCACAGAAATTATTGATGAAGATCCAGTAACTAAGAAACGTATATTCAGATTTATTCAAGGTCCGGTTTTTGCAAATATTATTTTAGCTGATGAGATAAACAGAACTCCGCCAAAAACACAGAGTGCACTTCTTGAAGCAATGCAGGAACACAAAGTAACCGCAGCAGGTGTAACACGAACGCTTGAAGAACCATTCTTTGTTCTAGCAACACAAAATCCAATCGAACAAGAAGGGACTTATCCTTTACCAGAAGCTCAACTCGACCGTTTCATGTTCAATTTATGGTTAGATTATCCAAGCTTTAAGGAAGAAATAGAAATTATAAAATCCACTACAAGTGATTATAAACCAGAACTAAAAAAAGTACTTAGTTCATATGAACTGATAAATTTTCAAAATTTAATTAAAAGAGTCCCTGTTGCTGAAAACGTAATTGAATTTGCAGTTAATTTTGTTAACAACACACGGCCAACAACTAACAACCAACATGTTTTTATAAAAGAACACGTAGCTTGGGGAGCCGGTCCGCGAGCTTCTCAATATTTGATATTAGCGGCTAAAACTAAAGCTGTTATGGAAGGAAGATTCACTCCTTCAATTGATGATGTAAAAGAATTTCTAACACCGGTTCTTCGTCATAGGATAATTCCAAATTTCTCTGCTGAAGCTGAAGGTATAAATTCGGTTGAGATAATTAAGAAATTAATCTGA
- a CDS encoding peptidylprolyl isomerase, which yields MKKIFLIMLVIAGVINAQQVIDKIVAAVDNEVILQSELDFRTNMEAAQKNLNPADINLRHQILNAMIEEKLLYAQAELDSITVTDDQVKQRLEDQMNYFIQQYGSRERLEQIYGMPYEKIKRSLQDDTRKGLMSYMLQQKKFGQLDATRKEVEDFFATFRDSLPDVQEKFVIQHIFQNPKTGERIKKKAKDFALSLLDSLKNGADFASLAKKYSDDTGNASQGGDLGSVKRGALVPEFEAAAFALAPNQISGVVETVFGFHIIQLLERRGESIHCRHILIKVKSDDESDLKAIEFLTDLRDSVVRGKNTFEHYARQYSDDKESAKFGGELGTFEASQLDKSLLDVIYKLKEGEISFPKRLEVDKNVYGYHIVKLVKRIPAHKANLDIDYPEIKRIAEYYKKQKLYAKWMDEIKNKIYWEIKL from the coding sequence ATGAAGAAAATATTTTTAATCATGTTGGTAATTGCCGGAGTAATAAATGCGCAGCAAGTAATAGATAAAATTGTTGCTGCTGTTGATAATGAAGTCATTTTACAATCAGAACTTGATTTCAGAACTAATATGGAAGCTGCACAAAAGAATCTGAATCCGGCAGATATAAATTTACGTCATCAGATTCTAAATGCAATGATCGAAGAAAAACTGCTTTATGCACAAGCAGAACTTGATTCGATAACTGTTACTGATGATCAAGTGAAACAACGTCTTGAAGACCAGATGAATTATTTTATTCAGCAATACGGCTCACGTGAGAGACTTGAACAAATTTACGGTATGCCTTATGAAAAAATCAAACGATCACTCCAAGATGATACTCGTAAAGGATTAATGTCTTATATGCTTCAGCAAAAAAAATTCGGTCAACTTGATGCTACTAGAAAAGAAGTTGAGGATTTTTTTGCAACTTTCCGTGATTCTTTGCCGGACGTACAGGAGAAATTTGTTATACAGCATATCTTCCAAAATCCTAAAACCGGGGAACGAATAAAAAAGAAAGCAAAAGATTTTGCGCTATCTTTATTAGATTCACTAAAGAACGGCGCTGATTTTGCTTCACTTGCAAAAAAATATTCTGATGATACCGGCAATGCATCGCAAGGCGGCGATCTTGGTTCCGTTAAAAGAGGTGCATTAGTGCCGGAGTTTGAAGCGGCTGCATTTGCATTAGCTCCAAATCAAATTTCGGGCGTTGTAGAAACTGTTTTTGGCTTTCATATAATTCAACTTTTGGAAAGACGCGGCGAATCTATCCATTGCAGACATATTCTTATTAAAGTTAAGAGCGATGACGAATCCGATCTTAAAGCGATTGAATTTCTAACTGACTTAAGGGACAGTGTTGTTCGAGGTAAAAATACTTTTGAGCATTATGCACGCCAATATAGTGATGATAAAGAATCTGCTAAGTTCGGTGGAGAACTTGGAACGTTTGAAGCAAGCCAGCTTGACAAATCTCTTCTTGATGTTATTTATAAATTAAAAGAAGGTGAAATAAGTTTTCCAAAACGACTTGAAGTAGATAAAAATGTTTACGGTTATCATATCGTTAAATTGGTAAAAAGAATTCCGGCTCATAAAGCAAACCTAGATATTGACTATCCGGAAATAAAACGAATTGCTGAGTATTACAAAAAACAAAAATTATATGCTAAGTGGATGGACGAAATTAAAAATAAAATTTATTGGGAAATTAAATTATAA
- a CDS encoding peptidylprolyl isomerase: MKNSAKHLRSNNYYIIIIFAFAFTQYGCSKEEKPSKHVAKVNKSVLTEDDVKSALSEERNKGIYREEYINNWIQTEILFQEAANKGLLNDKEFKSLLDRTKKELASALFIRKIVDENKIEPTDDEIKKYFDNNKDDFKLVDDAYRFNEIKFNDYNKAVEFRNSLLETEWNRALNQYRNDQSIIELQPQKLLLKYQIQPTTLLRVITTLGINEVSVVFETEPMKFTVVQLLEKIGKDLIPQLDIVKNEVKERLSIIKRNQYIKEYIDKLIADHNLEIERYSE; encoded by the coding sequence ATGAAGAACTCAGCAAAGCATTTAAGAAGTAACAATTATTATATTATAATAATTTTTGCTTTTGCTTTCACTCAGTATGGTTGTTCTAAAGAAGAGAAACCATCAAAGCATGTTGCAAAAGTGAACAAGTCCGTATTAACGGAGGATGATGTAAAATCTGCTTTATCGGAAGAACGTAATAAAGGTATATATAGAGAAGAGTATATCAACAACTGGATACAAACTGAAATTCTATTTCAAGAAGCGGCTAATAAAGGATTATTAAATGATAAAGAGTTCAAATCATTGTTGGACCGCACTAAAAAAGAATTAGCTTCTGCTTTATTCATTAGGAAAATAGTTGATGAGAATAAAATCGAACCGACTGATGACGAAATAAAAAAATATTTTGATAACAATAAAGATGATTTCAAACTAGTTGATGATGCATATAGATTTAATGAAATTAAATTTAACGATTATAATAAAGCAGTTGAATTCAGAAATTCTTTACTTGAAACCGAATGGAATCGAGCATTAAATCAATACCGTAATGATCAATCAATAATCGAATTACAACCACAAAAATTATTATTGAAATATCAGATTCAACCGACTACATTGCTTCGCGTTATCACAACTTTAGGTATAAACGAAGTAAGTGTTGTCTTCGAAACGGAACCGATGAAATTCACGGTTGTTCAACTTCTTGAAAAGATTGGTAAAGATCTTATCCCGCAGCTTGATATTGTGAAGAATGAAGTAAAAGAAAGATTATCAATCATAAAAAGAAATCAGTATATAAAAGAGTATATAGACAAATTAATTGCAGATCATAATTTGGAAATTGAGAGGTATTCAGAATGA
- a CDS encoding peptidylprolyl isomerase, translating into MHRTKLLLLILPLFIFISCSSQNQGIVVAEYGNYKIYLDDFEKAYERNSGGFEKAKTDSLSSYQKFLDLYLNYKLKLRDAEVRGYTKDSDMQKELRDYKINIGSTLYLSDKLYEPNMHKLYEKRKTEYRASHIFLTPDSTMNVDKVKELGNELIKRIQNGEDFATLAKQYSKDTYSKNNGGDVYYFTAGLVNNIAIEDAVYGTELGKIYPELVFSGSGFHIIKITEKHPRRPSLTLEHILITFADSTGKADTANAFKTIQDIEQKIKGGADFGEMARKYSQDKGSAVQRGSIGSISRRRTVKEFEEAAFKLKKGEISPIVKTQYGYHLIRLADESPYPTYDQEKEELKEIYDRMRYKTDYEQLTEKLKVELKYSINRETFAKIMANSDTTKIAESYWKSKLQKVVGSQELFKINNKSYPCDSLFAYMIKHGISLNMVINSSVLEESLKIYSRDVSIKEKALIYDNENPEFAKLIDEYEKGIYLFQILEEEVWSKISVDSAKAYSFWEQNKQNYKWKNRVEFKEIFCQSDSLMNKCYSLVTSSTNYDTLFAKYNQRTGYDNTPGYHGLVDIDSNELSKQSNELKNIGDISKPFHFEKGWSIVKLIKRDSARLKTFDEAKAEASSQLQESESKRLEDEYLNKLKNIYKPKLYYEELSKAFKK; encoded by the coding sequence ATGCATAGAACGAAATTACTCTTACTCATTTTGCCATTATTTATTTTCATCTCATGCTCATCCCAAAACCAAGGGATAGTTGTTGCAGAATACGGCAATTACAAAATTTATTTAGATGATTTTGAAAAAGCTTATGAAAGAAATTCCGGCGGATTTGAAAAAGCTAAAACAGATTCGTTGAGTTCTTATCAAAAATTTCTCGATCTCTATCTTAACTATAAATTGAAATTACGTGATGCAGAAGTCCGGGGTTATACTAAAGACTCAGATATGCAAAAAGAATTACGTGATTATAAGATAAACATTGGTTCTACTTTATATTTAAGCGATAAATTATATGAACCAAATATGCATAAGCTTTATGAAAAAAGAAAAACGGAATATAGAGCGAGTCATATTTTTCTAACACCGGATTCAACTATGAATGTTGATAAAGTGAAAGAACTGGGTAATGAGCTAATAAAGCGTATTCAAAACGGAGAAGATTTTGCAACGCTGGCTAAACAATATTCCAAAGATACCTATTCAAAAAATAATGGTGGAGATGTTTACTATTTTACTGCCGGTTTAGTAAATAATATTGCAATTGAAGATGCTGTTTACGGGACCGAACTAGGAAAAATTTATCCTGAATTAGTCTTTTCCGGTTCAGGGTTTCATATAATAAAGATAACAGAAAAACATCCACGCAGACCATCACTTACATTAGAACATATCCTAATTACTTTTGCCGATTCAACAGGCAAAGCGGATACTGCCAATGCATTCAAAACAATTCAAGATATAGAGCAGAAAATTAAAGGTGGTGCTGACTTTGGTGAAATGGCGCGTAAATATTCTCAAGATAAAGGAAGCGCTGTGCAGAGAGGTTCTATAGGATCAATTTCACGTAGACGTACTGTAAAAGAATTTGAAGAAGCTGCTTTCAAACTAAAGAAAGGTGAAATTTCTCCAATTGTTAAAACGCAATATGGTTATCACTTAATAAGATTAGCTGATGAATCACCATATCCCACCTACGATCAAGAGAAAGAAGAGCTTAAAGAGATTTACGACCGGATGCGTTATAAAACAGATTATGAACAATTAACTGAAAAATTAAAAGTGGAATTGAAGTATTCCATAAATAGAGAAACATTTGCCAAGATAATGGCTAACAGCGATACAACAAAAATCGCAGAGAGTTACTGGAAAAGTAAACTGCAAAAAGTAGTTGGAAGCCAAGAACTATTTAAAATCAATAATAAATCTTATCCATGCGATAGTTTGTTCGCTTATATGATCAAACATGGTATCAGCTTAAATATGGTTATAAATTCATCGGTACTTGAAGAATCGTTAAAAATATATTCCAGAGACGTATCAATCAAAGAAAAAGCTTTGATATACGATAATGAGAATCCCGAATTTGCAAAACTGATTGACGAATACGAAAAAGGAATTTATTTATTCCAAATTCTTGAAGAGGAAGTATGGTCTAAAATTTCTGTTGACAGTGCAAAAGCTTATTCTTTTTGGGAACAGAATAAACAAAACTATAAATGGAAAAATCGAGTTGAGTTCAAAGAGATCTTCTGTCAATCAGATTCTTTGATGAACAAGTGTTATTCACTTGTAACATCAAGTACTAACTATGATACTTTGTTTGCAAAGTACAATCAAAGAACCGGATATGATAATACTCCCGGTTATCATGGTTTAGTAGATATTGATTCCAATGAATTATCAAAACAATCAAACGAATTGAAGAACATAGGTGATATTTCCAAACCTTTCCATTTTGAAAAAGGTTGGTCAATTGTAAAACTAATTAAACGCGATTCAGCCCGCTTAAAAACTTTTGATGAAGCAAAAGCAGAAGCAAGCAGTCAATTACAGGAAAGCGAAAGCAAACGTCTTGAAGATGAGTATTTGAATAAACTGAAAAATATTTATAAACCAAAACTCTATTATGAAGAACTCAGCAAAGCATTTAAGAAGTAA
- a CDS encoding site-specific DNA-methyltransferase, which yields MAIRKLNKLNKPKSPRNKTITLSKSEIAKYSKRLIKLNDQTSLTEIINKTINQNLSDILDFLPERFVDLIIIDPPYNLTKVFNSNSFKEKSVLEYAEWIESFVSKLKRILKPTSSIYFCGDWHTSISIPLVLEKYFIVRNRITWEREKGRGAQKNWKNNSEDIWFCTNSNKYTFNTDTVKLNRRVLAPYRDSNGKPKDWSSLKNGDYRLTFPSNIWNDISVPFWSMSENTPHPTQKPEKLIAKLILAGSNKGDLVFDPFLGSGTSSVVAKKLDRKFVGIELDRFFACIAEKRLEEAEKNKTIQGYKFGVFWERNTAPISIKTQRKKH from the coding sequence ATGGCTATAAGAAAACTAAACAAATTGAATAAACCCAAATCACCACGCAACAAAACAATTACTCTTAGTAAAAGCGAAATTGCGAAATATTCTAAACGTTTAATAAAACTGAATGACCAAACTTCTTTAACAGAAATTATTAATAAGACTATCAACCAAAACTTATCTGATATTTTAGATTTTTTACCGGAAAGATTTGTTGACTTGATTATTATTGATCCGCCGTATAATCTTACTAAAGTTTTTAATTCAAATTCTTTCAAAGAAAAATCTGTTCTTGAATATGCTGAATGGATAGAAAGTTTTGTATCAAAACTAAAACGAATATTGAAACCAACTTCTTCAATTTATTTTTGCGGTGATTGGCATACTTCGATTTCCATTCCTCTTGTTCTCGAAAAATATTTTATTGTTAGAAATCGAATTACATGGGAAAGAGAAAAAGGGAGGGGAGCTCAAAAAAATTGGAAGAATAATTCGGAAGATATTTGGTTCTGCACTAACTCAAATAAATATACATTTAATACTGATACTGTTAAATTGAACAGAAGAGTTCTTGCCCCGTATCGTGATTCAAATGGGAAACCGAAAGATTGGAGTTCACTGAAGAATGGCGATTACCGTTTAACTTTTCCTTCTAATATTTGGAATGATATTTCAGTTCCGTTTTGGTCTATGAGCGAGAACACTCCTCATCCTACTCAAAAGCCGGAGAAGCTGATTGCTAAATTAATTCTCGCCGGATCCAACAAAGGCGATTTGGTTTTTGATCCTTTCCTTGGCTCGGGAACTTCATCTGTTGTTGCCAAGAAGTTAGACCGCAAATTTGTTGGTATCGAATTAGACAGATTTTTTGCATGTATCGCTGAAAAACGACTCGAAGAAGCAGAAAAAAATAAAACAATTCAAGGATATAAATTTGGTGTTTTCTGGGAACGCAATACCGCACCAATTAGTATAAAAACTCAACGAAAGAAGCATTAG